Within the Oxyura jamaicensis isolate SHBP4307 breed ruddy duck unplaced genomic scaffold, BPBGC_Ojam_1.0 oxyUn_random_OJ71733, whole genome shotgun sequence genome, the region AATATGGCTTGGAGTGGCCTGGCACAGCTCGGGGGTGACACGACACGGCTCGGGGTGACACGACACGGCTCGGGGTGGGTGACACGTCCCGGTTGCCCCCAGCTTTCCCAGCTGCTTCTACAACGTGTCACGGGGGGAGGCCGAGCGGCTGCTGGAGCGCAGCACGGGCGGCGGGAACATGGTGCTGCGCCCCGGGGGGCACGGCCACGGCTTCTCCATCACCACGCGCCAGACGCTGAACAAGTGAGCGGGGGCCGGGGTCGGGGCTGGATGGcaccggggggaggggggggggggctcgtCCCGGGCCCCCacgggtcccccccccccggcagcacgGCTCTGATCAGGCACTACAAGGTGATCGACCTGGGCCAGGGCTACTGCATCAACATGGAGACGCCAGTGAGTGacgggggcagagctgggccgGCCCTGGGGACAAGGGACCCTCCCCACCtgtggccctggggacaggacCTGCAAGGGATGggaccccccccacacacacagcccaggctggggtTTAAGGGCTTGGGACCCCCAAGGGATTggaccccccacccccaccccagggGGCTGGGACACGAGGATTGGGACCCCCAGAAGCTGGGATGCTTGGGGGCTGGGACCCCCAAGGGGCTGGGACCTGAGGGGATGGGACACAAGGGACTGGGACCCCAGCTTCTAGGGCACTTGGGGGCTGGGACCCCCGAGGGGCTGGGATCCAAGGGATTGGGACCCTCAGCAGCTGGGACACAAGGGATTAGGGACTCCCAAGGGATTGGGACCCCCCCCCAAGGGACTGGGACCCCCCAAGGGGCTGGGATCCAAGGGATTGGGACCCCCCCCCATGTGATTGGGTCCCCCCCCCAAGGGATTGGGACCCCCCCCCAAG harbors:
- the LOC118159704 gene encoding signal-transducing adaptor protein 2-like; the encoded protein is MKVPSDLVLLPGHRFQLLAALQEEQERRAVPREPLVPPFPSCFYNVSRGEAERLLERSTGGGNMVLRPGGHGHGFSITTRQTLNNTALIRHYKVIDLGQGYCINMETPHYCSSLAKVVQYFVEMSKGSLQPLHSEYNQKL